From Haloarcula sp. CBA1127, a single genomic window includes:
- a CDS encoding GNAT family N-acetyltransferase, translated as MQIREAVPSDRPAIRDVARRSLEASYSLGPKAITSAIEEWYDEARIEAVLDDESNRLILVGERDGQVVGLSESVLSGDSIGTILWLHVDPAYRGEGIGSALFDETHGKLHDHGAETLQGRVLADNVEGNSFYEDRGFERAGTGEVDIAGRTYVENLYTDADELGRERITDDGRTVYVDHNNHESGSMAPFHVVHVTEEGSDRYGYFCSNCETLANAMDSMGRIECDNCGNVRKPMRWDAAYL; from the coding sequence ATGCAAATCAGGGAGGCAGTGCCATCGGACCGGCCGGCTATCCGTGACGTGGCGCGTCGCTCACTAGAGGCGTCGTATTCGCTGGGGCCGAAGGCGATTACAAGCGCTATCGAGGAGTGGTACGACGAAGCGCGTATCGAGGCAGTGCTTGACGATGAGAGTAATCGGTTGATTCTCGTCGGCGAGCGGGACGGGCAGGTGGTCGGCCTCTCCGAGAGCGTCCTATCGGGCGACAGTATCGGGACGATTCTCTGGCTGCACGTCGACCCGGCATACCGCGGCGAGGGGATTGGGTCAGCACTGTTTGACGAGACTCATGGGAAACTCCATGACCACGGTGCCGAGACGCTTCAGGGGCGCGTGCTGGCCGACAACGTCGAGGGCAACAGCTTCTACGAGGACCGCGGCTTCGAGCGCGCCGGCACGGGTGAAGTCGACATCGCCGGACGGACCTACGTCGAGAACCTCTACACCGACGCCGACGAACTTGGCCGCGAACGGATAACCGACGACGGCCGGACAGTCTACGTCGACCACAACAACCACGAGTCCGGGTCGATGGCGCCGTTCCACGTGGTCCACGTCACAGAGGAGGGCAGCGACCGCTACGGGTACTTCTGCAGTAACTGTGAGACGCTGGCGAACGCGATGGACTCGATGGGTCGCATCGAATGTGACAACTGCGGGAACGTTCGCAAGCCGATGCGCTGGGACGCCGCCTACCTGTAA
- a CDS encoding metal-dependent transcriptional regulator encodes MNTQAQYLKAIYLTQQQEDGPASTGDVADMLDVSPASANEMIGKLENRGLLNHEKYKGVDLTDDGIAQAREALQNYCIIERFLIEVLEVEEFRAEAKQLEGVIDETVADRLDTIIDREPQCPDCFDPEGDVCGLLEVEAEVTSD; translated from the coding sequence ATGAACACGCAGGCCCAATATCTGAAAGCGATCTATCTCACGCAACAGCAAGAAGACGGTCCGGCATCCACCGGCGACGTGGCCGATATGCTCGATGTCAGCCCGGCTAGCGCCAACGAGATGATCGGCAAACTCGAAAACCGAGGGCTGCTGAACCACGAGAAGTACAAGGGCGTCGACCTCACCGACGACGGGATCGCACAGGCTCGCGAGGCGCTCCAGAACTACTGCATTATCGAGCGGTTCCTCATCGAAGTGCTCGAGGTCGAGGAGTTCCGGGCCGAGGCAAAACAACTGGAGGGTGTCATCGATGAAACGGTCGCTGATCGCCTCGATACGATCATCGACCGCGAACCGCAGTGTCCGGACTGTTTCGACCCCGAGGGCGATGTCTGTGGCCTGCTCGAAGTCGAGGCCGAAGTCACCAGCGACTGA
- a CDS encoding coiled-coil protein, which produces MADSIDESKNVTVTEEDLENKSKGELIKLAGQLRDRRNELNQMASERASARDDLNAKTREKVDEAQEHREKRDELNEQVQEHKDQRNELNAEANELFDKVDNLKNDLELDEGTSVEQLKEEIEDLEFKQQTEVLSSEDEKELIEKIETKREKLQEKQEKLDQGGDLEELKEEAEEVRSEASKHHQKVTELADEAQKHHNEMIEAYREADEIRDEADEKHEEFVDAQEAADQHHEDFVRVQKRLRELDKKEEEQERSQREEKQEAAREEAEEIYQKFKEGETLDTEDLMKLQKAGKL; this is translated from the coding sequence ATGGCAGACTCGATAGACGAATCAAAGAACGTTACAGTAACCGAAGAGGATCTCGAAAACAAATCGAAAGGCGAGCTCATCAAACTCGCCGGCCAGCTCCGCGACCGACGAAACGAGCTGAACCAGATGGCGTCCGAGCGGGCCTCCGCCCGGGACGACCTGAACGCGAAGACTCGCGAGAAGGTCGACGAAGCCCAGGAACACCGCGAGAAGCGCGACGAGCTCAACGAGCAGGTCCAGGAACACAAGGACCAGCGCAACGAGCTCAATGCGGAAGCAAACGAGCTGTTCGACAAGGTCGACAACCTGAAAAACGACCTCGAACTCGATGAGGGGACGTCAGTCGAACAACTCAAAGAGGAAATCGAGGACCTCGAGTTCAAGCAACAGACCGAAGTGCTCTCCTCGGAAGACGAGAAGGAGCTCATCGAGAAGATCGAGACCAAGCGCGAGAAGCTCCAAGAGAAACAGGAGAAGCTCGATCAGGGCGGCGACCTCGAAGAGCTCAAAGAGGAAGCAGAAGAGGTCCGCTCTGAAGCCTCAAAGCACCACCAGAAGGTCACGGAACTGGCCGACGAGGCCCAGAAGCACCACAACGAGATGATCGAGGCCTACCGCGAGGCCGACGAGATCCGTGACGAGGCCGACGAGAAACACGAGGAGTTCGTGGATGCTCAGGAAGCGGCCGACCAGCACCACGAGGACTTCGTCCGCGTCCAGAAGCGCCTCCGCGAACTCGACAAGAAGGAAGAAGAGCAGGAGCGCTCCCAGCGCGAGGAGAAGCAGGAAGCCGCTCGCGAGGAAGCAGAGGAGATTTATCAGAAGTTCAAGGAAGGCGAAACCCTCGACACCGAGGACCTGATGAAGCTCCAGAAGGCCGGCAAGCTGTAA
- the sufD gene encoding Fe-S cluster assembly protein SufD, translating to MSTQVHANLTEAQVEQISDDLGEPEWLLETRKDALAALEDLEMPDVIRTPGRTWTNLDALDYESLVDPLDYAQDKDRVDAEGVEVLSWSEALDEHADLVKDHFGSVVDPQRDYLTALSTALFSAGTVVYVPEGVDAEDVKIRTTMNSQSLFNYTLVLAEESSSVTILERQGTGETTDADQYYSGIVEVVAEENAYVQYGALQNLSEETYNFQVKRGHADTYATVNWIDGNIGSRLTKSNVETRLLGDSSESQILGAFFGHEDQHFDIASRVWHEAEHTIADLVTRGVLDNDARSVYEGVQDVGREAWDTSSYQRENTLMLSDDSEADASPKLIINNHDTEASHSATVGQVDKEDMFYMTSRGVDPERAKNMLVEGFFVPVLEEVQVDELREDLDQLIYERLRE from the coding sequence ATGAGTACGCAGGTACACGCCAATCTCACAGAGGCCCAGGTAGAACAGATTTCAGACGATCTCGGCGAGCCCGAGTGGCTGCTTGAGACGCGAAAGGACGCACTCGCAGCGCTCGAGGACCTGGAGATGCCGGATGTCATCCGGACGCCGGGTCGAACCTGGACGAACCTGGACGCGCTCGATTACGAGTCGCTGGTCGACCCGCTCGACTACGCACAGGACAAGGACCGCGTCGACGCAGAGGGCGTCGAAGTGCTGTCCTGGAGCGAGGCGCTCGACGAGCACGCAGACCTCGTCAAGGACCACTTCGGCAGCGTCGTCGACCCGCAGCGGGACTATCTCACTGCGTTGTCGACGGCCCTGTTCTCGGCTGGGACAGTCGTCTACGTCCCCGAAGGCGTCGACGCCGAGGACGTGAAGATCCGGACGACGATGAACAGCCAGTCGCTGTTCAACTACACGCTCGTCCTCGCAGAGGAGTCCTCCTCGGTCACGATTCTGGAACGCCAGGGGACCGGCGAGACGACTGACGCTGACCAGTACTACTCCGGGATCGTCGAGGTCGTCGCCGAGGAGAACGCCTACGTCCAGTACGGCGCGCTCCAGAATCTCTCAGAGGAGACCTACAACTTCCAGGTCAAGCGCGGCCACGCCGACACCTACGCCACGGTCAACTGGATCGACGGCAACATCGGCTCCCGCCTGACCAAGTCCAACGTCGAAACCCGACTGCTGGGTGACTCCTCCGAGTCACAGATTCTGGGTGCGTTCTTCGGCCACGAGGACCAGCACTTCGACATCGCGTCGCGGGTCTGGCACGAGGCCGAACACACCATCGCCGACCTCGTCACCCGTGGCGTCCTCGACAACGACGCCCGTTCGGTGTACGAAGGCGTTCAGGACGTCGGCCGCGAGGCCTGGGACACGTCGTCGTACCAGCGTGAGAACACGCTCATGCTCTCCGACGACTCCGAGGCCGACGCGTCGCCGAAGCTCATCATCAACAACCACGACACCGAGGCCTCCCACTCCGCGACGGTTGGGCAGGTCGACAAAGAGGACATGTTCTACATGACCTCCCGCGGTGTCGACCCGGAGCGAGCGAAGAACATGCTCGTCGAGGGCTTCTTCGTCCCCGTCCTCGAAGAAGTGCAGGTCGACGAACTCCGCGAGGACCTCGACCAGCTGATCTACGAGCGGCTTCGTGAGTGA
- the sufB gene encoding Fe-S cluster assembly protein SufB: MSSDQDHLKETDTEKRFEFKKEEKSAFEAEKGLTEETIRVISEDKDEPEWMLERRLRALEQFHEMPMPDGWPGAPDLSEVDVDEIVPYIRPDIETRGGVDDWNDLPEEIQDTFDKLGIPEAEKNALSGVGAQYESEIVYQNMQERWEDKGVIFCDMDKAVQEHEDILKEYFMTKAVPPSDNKFAALHGAIWSGGSFVYVPEDTTVDMPVQAYFRMNSDGMGQFEHTLIIAEENSEVHYIEGCSAPKYSEFNLHSGGVEVFVKENAHVQYSTVQNWSKNTYNLNTKRAICEADGTMEWVSGSMGSKATMLYPSTVLKGPGATDNHITIAFAGEGQDIDTGAKVYHNAPETKSTIESKSISKDGGRTNYRGLVHIADGAEDSSTSVECDALMFDNESTSDTMPYMEIQESKVDVAHEATVGKIGDEDVFYLQSRGLDDDDAKQMIVAGFIEPITEELPIEYAVELNRLIELEMEGSLG; this comes from the coding sequence ATGAGTTCAGATCAAGACCACCTCAAAGAAACCGACACGGAGAAGCGCTTCGAGTTCAAGAAAGAGGAGAAGTCCGCCTTCGAAGCCGAGAAGGGCCTCACGGAGGAGACCATCCGGGTCATCTCCGAAGACAAGGACGAGCCGGAATGGATGCTCGAGCGCCGCCTTCGCGCACTCGAGCAGTTCCACGAAATGCCGATGCCGGACGGCTGGCCGGGCGCGCCCGACCTCTCGGAGGTCGACGTCGACGAGATCGTCCCGTACATCCGTCCCGACATCGAGACCCGCGGCGGGGTCGACGACTGGAATGATCTCCCTGAAGAGATTCAGGACACCTTCGACAAGCTCGGCATCCCGGAAGCCGAGAAGAACGCCCTCTCGGGCGTCGGCGCGCAGTACGAGTCCGAGATTGTCTACCAGAACATGCAGGAGCGCTGGGAAGACAAGGGTGTCATCTTCTGTGACATGGACAAGGCTGTCCAGGAACACGAAGACATCCTCAAAGAGTACTTCATGACCAAGGCCGTGCCGCCGAGCGACAACAAGTTCGCGGCGCTACACGGCGCTATCTGGTCCGGCGGGTCGTTCGTCTACGTCCCCGAGGACACCACGGTCGACATGCCCGTGCAGGCGTACTTCCGCATGAACTCCGACGGCATGGGCCAGTTCGAGCACACGCTCATCATCGCCGAGGAGAACTCCGAAGTCCACTACATCGAGGGCTGTTCCGCCCCGAAGTACTCCGAGTTCAATCTCCACTCCGGCGGCGTCGAAGTGTTCGTCAAGGAGAACGCTCACGTCCAGTACTCGACCGTCCAGAACTGGTCGAAGAACACGTACAACCTCAACACCAAGCGCGCCATCTGCGAGGCCGACGGCACGATGGAGTGGGTCTCGGGCAGCATGGGCTCGAAGGCCACGATGCTGTACCCTTCCACCGTTCTGAAGGGCCCCGGCGCAACGGACAACCACATCACCATCGCCTTCGCCGGCGAGGGGCAGGACATCGACACGGGCGCGAAGGTCTATCATAACGCCCCCGAAACGAAGTCCACCATCGAATCCAAGTCCATCAGTAAGGACGGCGGCCGCACGAACTACCGTGGCCTCGTCCACATCGCTGACGGAGCCGAGGACTCCTCGACTTCTGTCGAGTGTGACGCCCTGATGTTCGACAACGAGTCGACATCGGACACGATGCCGTACATGGAGATTCAGGAGTCCAAGGTCGACGTTGCCCACGAGGCGACCGTCGGCAAGATCGGCGACGAGGACGTCTTCTACCTCCAGTCCCGCGGACTGGATGACGACGACGCCAAGCAGATGATCGTTGCCGGCTTCATCGAGCCGATTACGGAGGAACTGCCGATTGAGTACGCCGTTGAGCTGAACCGCCTCATTGAGCTTGAGATGGAGGGGTCGCTCGGATAA
- a CDS encoding HD domain-containing protein — translation MGVEIRESPVSADAFEEMKEFVHDYLAASVENEEEGGRMRWYPWHSAEYRFNHILNVVDIATKIARKEGANVDVTRVAALFHDIAKLEAEQDLHAEAGARIAREYLRAHGDYPESFIEQVCSAVEVHSYQGSLDDLPLEVQCLIEADILDKVGANGTALMLLRMGYESRTHMDAAEMVDRVIERGEDARERVQSDTAESLVHQRLKRTRWFQEWLTMEVAEMAVEDDLDDVATGMGDS, via the coding sequence GTGGGCGTCGAGATTAGGGAGTCACCTGTCTCAGCCGACGCGTTCGAGGAAATGAAGGAGTTCGTCCACGACTACCTCGCGGCGAGCGTCGAAAACGAAGAAGAAGGCGGTCGCATGCGCTGGTACCCGTGGCACTCCGCGGAGTATCGCTTCAACCACATCCTCAACGTCGTCGACATCGCGACAAAAATCGCCCGCAAGGAGGGGGCGAACGTGGACGTGACTCGCGTGGCAGCGTTGTTTCACGACATCGCAAAACTGGAAGCCGAGCAAGACCTCCATGCGGAGGCCGGCGCTCGGATCGCACGCGAGTATCTGCGGGCACACGGTGACTACCCTGAATCGTTTATCGAACAGGTCTGCTCCGCTGTTGAGGTCCACTCATACCAGGGGTCGCTGGACGACCTGCCTCTCGAAGTACAGTGTCTCATCGAGGCGGATATCCTGGATAAGGTCGGTGCGAACGGGACTGCCCTGATGCTGTTGCGGATGGGCTATGAGTCCCGGACGCACATGGACGCGGCCGAGATGGTCGACCGTGTCATTGAGCGCGGCGAAGACGCACGCGAGCGTGTTCAGAGCGACACCGCCGAGTCTCTCGTCCACCAGCGGCTCAAGCGGACCCGCTGGTTCCAGGAGTGGCTGACGATGGAGGTCGCCGAAATGGCCGTCGAAGACGACCTTGACGACGTGGCGACCGGAATGGGCGACTCATAG
- a CDS encoding LysE family translocator: protein MHHPLGLLQLGALSLVPTALGGVLFGLALAAPPGPMNAVIAEESALRGWRAGFFAGLGAMTADACFLVLAVLGAATVITETPGVRRVMVGAGGLLMLWFAYGAVQEANTAVTEGDSSVTAGDSRGFRKALVLALTNPYQVAFWLTVGVGLLEPGVVDVSSYVPAVGTDALTVQTGHPVLLGGFFGGIGLWITGFPAAIVAARARIERLAPLIAWVSAAVLAGTGVLFLLRAL from the coding sequence ATGCATCACCCACTCGGCCTGCTCCAGCTCGGTGCGCTCTCGCTCGTCCCGACAGCCCTCGGCGGGGTCCTGTTTGGCCTCGCACTCGCTGCGCCGCCGGGCCCGATGAACGCCGTTATCGCCGAGGAGAGCGCACTGCGGGGCTGGCGGGCTGGCTTCTTCGCCGGCCTCGGCGCGATGACCGCTGACGCCTGTTTCCTCGTGCTCGCCGTGCTCGGTGCCGCCACAGTAATCACCGAAACGCCGGGCGTTCGCCGCGTAATGGTCGGTGCCGGCGGGCTCCTGATGCTCTGGTTCGCGTACGGCGCAGTCCAGGAGGCCAATACAGCAGTGACAGAGGGAGACTCGTCAGTCACGGCTGGAGACAGTCGCGGCTTCCGCAAGGCCCTCGTTCTGGCGTTGACAAACCCCTATCAGGTCGCCTTCTGGCTCACCGTTGGCGTGGGCCTCCTCGAACCCGGTGTGGTCGACGTGTCGTCGTACGTGCCCGCAGTCGGGACTGACGCGCTAACCGTACAGACCGGGCATCCGGTTTTGTTGGGTGGGTTTTTCGGCGGTATCGGTCTCTGGATTACAGGGTTTCCGGCGGCGATTGTCGCCGCGAGAGCGCGTATCGAACGGCTCGCACCACTAATCGCGTGGGTCAGCGCCGCTGTTCTCGCCGGGACTGGCGTCCTGTTCCTGCTGCGAGCGCTATGA